One segment of Pseudomonas asgharzadehiana DNA contains the following:
- a CDS encoding RAQPRD family integrative conjugative element protein yields MPTTVFRCLLLSLAIVHGSSYAASAHEQDQLSLIQRQLDTIERLTTRAEATSTAEPVERYRFDYRRLSKDIQRIRQGVQGYMSPSRAQPRDATELVGDYDLDALPAEPSP; encoded by the coding sequence ATGCCGACTACCGTCTTTCGCTGCTTACTACTCTCGCTGGCTATCGTTCACGGCAGCAGCTATGCCGCCTCGGCTCATGAGCAGGATCAACTCAGCCTTATCCAGCGGCAACTCGACACCATCGAACGCCTTACGACACGAGCTGAGGCAACCAGCACGGCTGAACCAGTCGAGCGCTATCGTTTCGACTATCGCCGTCTGTCTAAGGACATCCAACGTATTCGCCAGGGGGTGCAGGGCTATATGTCCCCCTCTCGCGCTCAACCCCGCGATGCTACTGAATTGGTCGGCGATTACGATCTGGACGCACTACCCGCGGAGCCGTCGCCATGA
- a CDS encoding TIGR03758 family integrating conjugative element protein, with amino-acid sequence MSMTDAQIASFQNASGFSTQSSSTLWISLALVLALLWCAWVMWTAYRGWAAGSVRFGAFGGSAARALLTLLVLMFFTLS; translated from the coding sequence ATGAGCATGACTGACGCTCAGATCGCTTCCTTCCAAAATGCCTCCGGCTTCTCGACGCAGAGCAGTTCGACGCTGTGGATCTCCCTAGCCCTGGTCCTGGCTTTGCTTTGGTGTGCCTGGGTGATGTGGACGGCTTACCGGGGTTGGGCCGCTGGCAGTGTGCGCTTTGGAGCCTTCGGCGGTAGTGCTGCGCGCGCACTTCTCACCTTGCTGGTTCTGATGTTCTTCACCCTTTCCTAA
- a CDS encoding site-specific integrase: MTPRRATSLRPGQFKHLVRVASVTGRLPERDVMLLWLTHTTGIRVTELALLEVADVLYPSGAIKPEVYLRADITKGCRPRNVYLTHTRCLAALDAWFDVRTRRCWGLSGADEYRGLPPGSKLVMTHKGQAFELAFKHRELDSGPEVYRACDALQQTITRLYRQAGIKQGSSHSGRRSLAAKVLAATGDVETVQTILGHACLDHSKPYLSVCQETIRRAFEVAL; encoded by the coding sequence ATGACTCCCCGCCGTGCCACCTCGCTTCGCCCTGGACAATTCAAACACCTTGTTCGCGTTGCATCCGTGACTGGTCGACTACCAGAGCGCGATGTGATGTTGCTTTGGCTTACTCACACGACCGGTATCCGCGTCACCGAGCTGGCATTGCTGGAGGTGGCCGACGTGCTGTACCCGAGCGGAGCTATCAAGCCCGAGGTGTATTTGCGCGCAGACATCACTAAGGGCTGCCGACCGCGTAACGTGTACCTGACCCATACCAGATGCCTTGCTGCGCTTGATGCTTGGTTTGATGTGCGTACCCGGCGCTGCTGGGGGCTTTCAGGTGCCGATGAGTATCGAGGTCTGCCCCCAGGTTCAAAGCTGGTCATGACGCACAAGGGGCAGGCTTTTGAACTGGCATTCAAGCATCGGGAGCTGGACAGTGGGCCGGAGGTGTACCGGGCTTGTGATGCGCTGCAACAGACCATCACCAGGCTCTACCGGCAGGCAGGTATCAAGCAGGGGTCGTCGCACAGCGGCAGGCGCTCCCTGGCGGCAAAGGTATTGGCGGCAACTGGTGACGTTGAAACGGTGCAGACCATTCTTGGCCATGCCTGCCTTGACCATAGCAAGCCTTATCTAAGCGTGTGCCAGGAAACGATTCGCCGGGCGTTTGAGGTCGCGCTTTGA